A single genomic interval of halophilic archaeon DL31 harbors:
- a CDS encoding Extracellular ligand-binding receptor (PFAM: Extracellular ligand-binding receptor~KEGG: hma:rrnAC2469 hypothetical protein), giving the protein MVRENLSRRTVLKGIGAAGMVSVAGCTGGESGATIGMANSNTGSLSTFGQRNKRGKQIALDDINETGVLGGDLEIIEEDTQSESGPGVSAAQKLVNQDGVPLLIGAVSSGVSLAIYKSVIQGSDVTQISQNSTSPDLTNFPDLLRMSPTGAAQASALAGIVNEDGHGKVAVTHLTNAYGVGVAEAFDEAYGGESKLFPHDQGKSSYSNVITSMADYDADAWLFVTYQPEFTTMAQESYDSGNSGEVALYGSDSVKGPNVLEQTPEGSLEGMKLVAPSAALDQDNYKQFAQAFRDNHDTEPTAWSAYAYDAVVTAAIAIEAAGSTDPAEIKAEARGVTGPGGTEVFTFAEAVEALGDDGSASDVNYQGVSGPIDLDKNGDPKAFEQIFQIQDGEYVSQGFIAGE; this is encoded by the coding sequence ATGGTTAGAGAAAACCTCTCAAGGCGGACTGTACTCAAGGGCATCGGCGCAGCCGGCATGGTCTCAGTTGCTGGCTGTACCGGCGGCGAGAGTGGCGCGACGATTGGGATGGCGAACTCCAACACGGGGTCGCTCTCGACGTTCGGGCAGCGGAACAAGCGCGGGAAGCAGATCGCCCTCGACGACATCAATGAGACGGGCGTGCTCGGCGGTGATCTCGAGATCATCGAGGAGGACACGCAGAGCGAGTCCGGTCCCGGTGTCTCTGCGGCCCAGAAGCTGGTAAATCAAGACGGCGTCCCGTTGCTCATCGGTGCAGTGAGTTCCGGTGTTAGCCTCGCTATATACAAGAGCGTGATTCAGGGGAGCGACGTCACCCAGATCTCCCAGAACTCCACGAGTCCCGACCTCACGAACTTCCCGGACCTGCTCCGCATGTCGCCGACCGGTGCGGCACAGGCGTCCGCGCTCGCAGGTATCGTCAACGAAGACGGCCACGGAAAGGTCGCTGTCACCCACCTCACCAACGCATACGGTGTCGGTGTGGCAGAGGCGTTCGACGAGGCCTATGGGGGCGAATCGAAGCTCTTCCCGCACGACCAGGGTAAGTCCTCGTACTCCAACGTCATCACGTCGATGGCTGACTACGACGCTGACGCGTGGCTCTTCGTCACGTATCAGCCCGAGTTTACGACGATGGCCCAGGAGTCCTACGACAGCGGGAATTCTGGTGAGGTCGCGCTCTATGGCTCTGACTCCGTGAAAGGGCCCAACGTGCTTGAACAGACGCCCGAGGGCTCCCTCGAAGGGATGAAGCTTGTCGCCCCGTCTGCAGCACTTGACCAAGACAACTACAAACAGTTCGCGCAGGCGTTCCGTGACAACCACGACACGGAGCCAACAGCGTGGTCGGCGTACGCCTACGACGCTGTCGTGACGGCGGCCATCGCCATCGAGGCCGCTGGCAGCACGGACCCGGCAGAGATTAAAGCCGAAGCACGCGGGGTCACCGGTCCGGGTGGGACCGAGGTGTTCACCTTTGCAGAGGCCGTCGAGGCCCTCGGCGACGACGGCTCGGCAAGTGACGTGAACTATCAGGGCGTCTCAGGGCCAATTGACCTGGACAAGAACGGCGACCCCAAAGCCTTCGAGCAGATCTTCCAGATTCAGGACGGCGAGTACGTGTCCCAGGGCTTCATCGCCGGGGAGTAA
- a CDS encoding protein of unknown function DUF6 transmembrane (PFAM: Protein of unknown function DUF6, transmembrane~KEGG: hla:Hlac_1144 protein of unknown function DUF6 transmembrane) → MDRAALGPLLAAALWGGMYVVSKWGFSVVPPLTLGFFRVALGGVVLYAVVHFSNEESVERADYRQFAVLGLWVAATIATQFLGTELTNASQGSLLTILTPVFTVGLGAAVLGERVGARKAIGVGIAVVGTILVVAGQYDLARMVTGAGSAGGAGVLLLVVASVCWAGYTVWGVPVVRQYSGLTAATYSCLAAIPMLAPLAAVELYLEQPPIAELFAPRALLVVLYLGLAATAAAWVLWYRGLETLPAGTVAVFFFAQPVVGAALGAVFLGETIGPWFAVGGVVMAAGVWVVSTARA, encoded by the coding sequence GTGGACCGAGCGGCCCTCGGCCCGCTGCTCGCTGCAGCGCTGTGGGGCGGTATGTACGTCGTGAGCAAATGGGGCTTCTCGGTTGTCCCACCGCTCACACTCGGCTTTTTTCGCGTCGCGCTCGGTGGCGTCGTGCTCTATGCAGTCGTCCACTTCTCGAATGAGGAATCTGTCGAGCGGGCTGACTACCGTCAGTTCGCCGTCTTGGGACTCTGGGTGGCTGCGACCATCGCGACGCAGTTTCTCGGGACCGAACTCACGAACGCCAGTCAGGGCTCGCTACTCACGATCCTCACACCCGTCTTCACCGTGGGCCTCGGCGCTGCAGTACTCGGTGAACGCGTTGGCGCGCGGAAAGCCATCGGCGTTGGGATTGCGGTCGTGGGAACGATACTGGTCGTCGCCGGCCAGTACGATTTGGCACGAATGGTCACCGGCGCCGGCAGCGCTGGTGGCGCGGGCGTGCTGTTACTCGTTGTTGCGAGCGTCTGCTGGGCTGGATACACCGTTTGGGGTGTGCCGGTGGTCCGGCAGTACTCTGGACTGACTGCAGCGACGTACTCCTGTCTCGCCGCGATTCCGATGCTCGCGCCGCTGGCAGCAGTCGAACTCTACCTCGAACAGCCACCCATCGCAGAGTTGTTCGCGCCACGCGCGCTGTTGGTGGTGCTGTACCTGGGTCTTGCGGCGACGGCGGCGGCATGGGTACTCTGGTACCGTGGGTTGGAGACACTGCCCGCAGGCACCGTCGCAGTGTTTTTCTTCGCCCAGCCAGTGGTCGGCGCGGCGCTCGGGGCGGTGTTCTTAGGTGAAACTATCGGCCCGTGGTTCGCCGTCGGCGGCGTCGTGATGGCTGCAGGCGTCTGGGTCGTCTCGACGGCGCGGGCCTGA
- a CDS encoding ABC-type transporter, integral membrane subunit (PFAM: Bacterial inner-membrane translocator~KEGG: hma:rrnAC2466 branched-chain amino acid ABC transporter permease protein) has product MSDSDADPPDDGAKGGGGARSAAEATDATDSPLEAARGTSGIGNRVTAFMDALTGPERNIVSAIATFVGLLVLATVFGVIRPAYLLYLLSLAGMYLLLSMGLNVQWGYTGLINFSVAAFFGLGAYGTALMSSSDAPILGNFPPILGLFFGLALAGILAVLIGIPTLNLREDYLAIASLGLAEVVRVFVTNEGQWTGGAVGLSGIPRFFDGWPVLGNLSRGVPTAAANLLLVTTFVVVTYLFLRRVHRSPWGRVQRTIRADEDLAKALGKDTYRFKMESFVLGSMIMALAGVFFAHLQLFLSPGVMLPTQTFYVWIAVILGGTGSDRGAMFGGFVIIAIQEGTRFIGGGLPIGPGPLRLFLIGVIIIAIICYRPEGLLPPQRELVWPGASSDGGDAND; this is encoded by the coding sequence GTGAGCGACTCGGATGCCGACCCGCCCGACGATGGCGCAAAAGGTGGTGGTGGCGCACGGAGCGCGGCCGAGGCAACGGACGCGACGGATTCCCCGCTCGAAGCCGCGCGTGGCACTTCGGGAATCGGGAATCGCGTTACCGCGTTCATGGATGCGCTGACTGGCCCGGAACGTAATATCGTCTCCGCAATTGCAACCTTCGTCGGGTTGCTCGTGCTCGCGACGGTGTTTGGTGTCATCCGGCCGGCGTATCTACTGTATCTCCTCTCGCTTGCAGGGATGTATCTCCTGCTCTCGATGGGGTTGAACGTTCAGTGGGGCTACACTGGCCTCATTAACTTCAGCGTCGCGGCGTTCTTCGGGCTTGGTGCCTACGGCACAGCGTTGATGAGTTCCTCTGACGCGCCGATTCTGGGGAACTTCCCGCCAATACTCGGGCTGTTCTTCGGCCTCGCGCTGGCGGGTATACTTGCGGTGCTGATTGGGATTCCGACGTTGAACCTTCGGGAGGACTACCTCGCAATCGCCAGCCTCGGGCTGGCAGAGGTGGTCCGAGTGTTCGTTACGAACGAAGGCCAGTGGACGGGCGGTGCCGTCGGCCTATCGGGTATTCCCCGATTCTTCGATGGCTGGCCCGTTCTGGGTAACCTCTCACGAGGGGTGCCGACGGCCGCGGCGAACCTGCTCCTCGTAACCACGTTCGTCGTAGTCACGTATCTGTTCCTCCGGCGAGTGCACCGCTCGCCGTGGGGCCGTGTGCAGCGAACGATTCGGGCTGACGAGGACCTGGCGAAGGCACTCGGGAAAGACACCTACCGGTTCAAAATGGAGTCGTTCGTGCTCGGCAGCATGATCATGGCGCTGGCAGGTGTGTTCTTCGCGCACCTTCAGCTGTTCCTCTCGCCAGGCGTGATGCTGCCCACACAGACGTTCTACGTCTGGATTGCAGTCATCCTAGGCGGTACTGGGAGTGACCGCGGCGCGATGTTTGGCGGCTTCGTCATCATCGCGATTCAGGAAGGGACGCGGTTCATCGGCGGCGGCCTGCCCATCGGGCCCGGCCCGCTCCGACTGTTCCTGATCGGTGTGATAATCATTGCAATCATTTGCTACCGTCCGGAAGGCCTGCTGCCGCCACAGCGGGAGTTGGTCTGGCCCGGTGCGAGTAGCGATGGAGGTGACGCAAATGACTGA
- a CDS encoding hypothetical protein (KEGG: hbo:Hbor_13170 hypothetical protein), whose translation MVTTGDFDLNMEEVLEAWGPADALRELIANALDEATLTETADPDIYEDDAGNWHVRDHGRGLQYEHFTQSEDEEKLAHPDEVIGKFGVGLKDAIATFHRHGIDVTIHSSHGTFTVKEAPKHGFEEIETLHVSIESPERDITGTDIILKGIEEDTVKEAKQNFIRYTEAERLVSTRFGDVYSTPPGEHASVYVTGIRVATEPNFLFSYDITNTTKSIRDALNRERSNVGRTAYTSRVKKILQACDSETVAQQLVDDLQRFTSGETHDELGWKDIQVHAVKVLNANQEVVIATTGEQANNRDLLEQARNDGYQVVTIPDRIQSEVQNETDTKGGEIRGMEAYATEYEDSFDFDIIAAAEMTPDEQRIWSLRETLFEIIGCPPEYTVQVSETLRATDDDTTRGVHIRSDRRIILRRDTLSDSETFIGTLLHELAHTRTLAPDQTREFESVLTDFLGVVGNTAINPDSYSNSSS comes from the coding sequence ATGGTGACAACAGGTGACTTTGACCTGAACATGGAAGAGGTCCTCGAAGCATGGGGACCAGCAGATGCTCTCCGAGAGCTAATCGCGAACGCCCTTGACGAAGCCACGCTTACGGAAACAGCGGACCCAGATATCTACGAGGACGATGCTGGAAACTGGCACGTCCGCGACCACGGACGCGGCCTCCAGTACGAGCACTTCACCCAATCCGAAGACGAGGAAAAACTCGCACATCCCGACGAAGTCATCGGAAAATTCGGCGTCGGCCTCAAAGACGCCATCGCTACCTTCCACCGACACGGTATTGACGTCACTATCCACTCCTCCCACGGCACCTTCACCGTCAAAGAAGCCCCAAAACACGGCTTCGAAGAAATCGAGACACTCCACGTAAGCATCGAATCCCCAGAACGAGACATCACCGGTACAGATATCATTCTCAAGGGTATCGAGGAGGATACCGTCAAAGAAGCGAAACAGAATTTTATCCGGTACACCGAAGCTGAGCGTCTTGTATCTACCCGTTTCGGTGACGTTTACAGCACCCCACCTGGAGAGCACGCCTCTGTGTACGTCACCGGTATCCGCGTCGCAACTGAACCCAACTTCCTGTTCAGCTACGACATAACAAACACTACAAAATCGATTAGGGACGCCCTCAACCGCGAACGCTCTAACGTCGGGCGAACTGCCTACACTTCCCGAGTGAAGAAAATTCTACAGGCCTGCGACTCAGAAACCGTGGCTCAACAACTCGTTGATGACCTTCAGCGCTTCACCAGCGGTGAAACACACGATGAACTCGGGTGGAAAGATATCCAAGTTCACGCTGTCAAAGTCCTCAACGCCAACCAAGAGGTCGTTATCGCGACGACCGGCGAGCAAGCGAACAACAGAGATCTCCTTGAACAAGCCCGCAACGACGGCTACCAAGTCGTGACGATACCCGATCGAATCCAAAGTGAGGTTCAAAACGAAACTGATACTAAGGGTGGGGAAATTCGAGGTATGGAAGCGTACGCGACTGAGTACGAGGATAGTTTCGACTTCGACATCATCGCCGCTGCTGAAATGACACCTGACGAGCAGCGCATCTGGAGTCTCCGTGAGACCCTCTTCGAGATCATTGGTTGTCCTCCGGAGTACACGGTTCAAGTTTCGGAGACGCTCCGTGCAACGGATGACGACACGACCCGAGGAGTACACATTCGTAGCGACCGCCGTATCATCTTACGTCGAGATACGCTCTCCGACTCTGAGACATTCATCGGGACCTTACTCCACGAGCTCGCTCATACCCGTACGCTCGCCCCTGATCAAACCCGAGAGTTCGAAAGTGTCCTCACCGATTTCCTCGGTGTTGTTGGCAATACTGCGATCAACCCCGACTCATATTCTAACAGTAGCTCATAA
- a CDS encoding ABC-type transporter, integral membrane subunit (PFAM: Bacterial inner-membrane translocator~KEGG: hma:rrnAC2468 branched chain amino acid transporter permease protein): MSQIFQYFVNGLVFSSIIVLGSVGLSIVYSIADFANFAHGDTMTVGAYGALVTLPTLSGIGGELLGLPLGFYGALLVGMALAAAIAVVTELTIYRPLDTDAIGMLITSIGVAFVYRAALQATFGSDFRSYSIERSGPIPGIENALNVTITERATVMIVCAIVLVTALHLLLQYTTLGRKMRAMSDNPELARVSGIRTDRVLLATWVVGAALAGAGGVFLGLYSQIDPRIGFDLLLIVFAAVILGGIGSVYGAMAGGLSIGMVHEFTPLLTDVGIPIGTDYASAVAFIIMVVILLVRPSGIAGGEAT, encoded by the coding sequence ATGTCCCAGATTTTTCAGTATTTCGTAAACGGGCTGGTGTTTAGCAGCATCATTGTGCTCGGTAGCGTGGGGCTTTCTATCGTCTACAGCATCGCCGACTTCGCCAACTTCGCCCACGGTGACACGATGACCGTCGGCGCGTACGGCGCGTTGGTGACGCTGCCGACGCTCTCAGGTATCGGTGGCGAACTGCTGGGACTCCCGCTGGGGTTTTACGGTGCGCTGTTGGTCGGGATGGCTCTCGCGGCTGCCATTGCGGTGGTCACTGAACTGACAATCTACCGACCGCTGGACACAGACGCCATCGGGATGCTCATCACCAGTATTGGTGTGGCATTCGTCTACCGTGCGGCGCTTCAGGCAACCTTCGGCAGTGACTTCCGAAGCTATTCGATTGAGCGCAGTGGACCGATTCCGGGAATCGAGAACGCACTGAACGTCACCATCACGGAGCGTGCGACCGTGATGATTGTTTGTGCAATCGTCCTCGTCACTGCGCTGCACTTGCTGCTCCAGTACACGACGCTGGGCCGGAAGATGCGCGCAATGAGCGACAATCCCGAACTCGCTCGCGTGAGCGGGATCCGGACCGATCGGGTGCTGCTGGCGACCTGGGTGGTCGGCGCTGCACTCGCCGGTGCCGGTGGGGTGTTCCTTGGCCTCTACAGCCAGATTGACCCCCGTATCGGCTTCGACCTGTTGCTCATTGTCTTCGCGGCCGTCATTCTCGGCGGAATCGGGTCGGTGTACGGCGCGATGGCCGGCGGCCTATCCATTGGGATGGTCCACGAGTTCACGCCGCTGCTGACTGACGTAGGCATTCCCATCGGGACTGACTACGCCAGCGCAGTGGCGTTCATCATCATGGTCGTCATCCTGCTCGTTCGACCAAGCGGTATCGCCGGGGGTGAGGCTACGTGA
- a CDS encoding Acylphosphatase (KEGG: nph:NP3750A acylphosphatase~HAMAP: Acylphosphatase~PFAM: Acylphosphatase-like) — MTEERVRARVQIYGRVQGVAYRANTEETANEHSVDGWVVNRDDGRVEAVFEGDRESVEEIIEWCHTGSPQASVDRVEVEWEEPEGTRGFHVRWSG, encoded by the coding sequence ATGACCGAGGAGCGAGTGCGAGCCCGCGTGCAGATTTACGGCCGAGTGCAGGGTGTCGCCTACCGAGCGAACACGGAAGAGACAGCGAACGAGCACAGTGTCGACGGCTGGGTGGTCAACCGCGACGACGGCCGGGTCGAGGCAGTGTTCGAGGGCGACCGCGAGAGCGTCGAGGAGATCATCGAGTGGTGTCACACGGGGAGCCCACAGGCCAGCGTGGACCGCGTAGAGGTCGAGTGGGAGGAGCCCGAGGGGACGCGCGGGTTCCACGTTCGGTGGTCCGGGTAG
- a CDS encoding Phosphoglucosamine mutase (KEGG: hbo:Hbor_18320 phosphomannomutase~PFAM: Alpha-D-phosphohexomutase, alpha/beta/alpha domain I; Alpha-D-phosphohexomutase, alpha/beta/alpha domain II; Alpha-D-phosphohexomutase, C-terminal), with translation MELFGTAGIRGDVGETVTPALALQVGQAAGADAVAAADGEQVAFVVARDGRVTGEALVAAMVAGLESAGADTVKVGQAATPALAFASQGRYGVAITASHNPPTDNGIKLFHDGVEYSGAAETRIEERVAADHGPTEWDAWGSGEAAAVLPDYRDAVVEYARELGAPLDGLEIVVDCGNGMASTTTPAVLHELGARVVTLNANVDGHFPGRESKPTAGTLGDCIAFLKEGSADFGIAHDGDADRIVILDSDGKVVHEDTVLAMLAEEYTRESDAEDPVVVTTPNASARIDERVREAGGRVERVALGYLHDGIAEARADGGDVVFAAEPWKHVHTQFGGWIDGVCSAAVLSRLFADSSLAARREPISERPYRKVSVSCPDERKEATMADLANTLPAAFPDASVDDEYGVRLELPDASWVLVRPSGTEPYLRIYAESDTVDKLVSSARDVVETAIDG, from the coding sequence ATGGAACTGTTCGGAACCGCCGGGATTCGCGGTGATGTCGGAGAGACGGTGACGCCGGCGCTCGCCCTCCAGGTTGGGCAAGCAGCGGGGGCGGATGCGGTGGCGGCCGCCGATGGCGAACAGGTGGCGTTCGTCGTCGCGCGCGACGGTCGTGTGACGGGCGAGGCGCTGGTGGCCGCGATGGTCGCCGGCCTTGAGTCCGCTGGAGCCGACACTGTCAAGGTTGGCCAGGCAGCGACGCCCGCGCTGGCGTTCGCGAGTCAGGGGCGCTACGGTGTCGCTATCACCGCCTCACACAACCCACCGACGGACAACGGGATCAAACTCTTCCACGACGGCGTGGAGTACAGCGGTGCGGCCGAGACCCGCATCGAGGAGCGCGTCGCAGCAGACCACGGGCCGACCGAGTGGGATGCGTGGGGCAGCGGTGAGGCTGCTGCCGTGCTCCCTGACTATCGTGACGCAGTTGTCGAATACGCCCGCGAACTGGGTGCGCCACTCGACGGATTGGAAATCGTGGTCGACTGTGGGAACGGGATGGCGTCGACGACCACGCCGGCGGTACTCCATGAACTCGGCGCCCGCGTCGTGACGCTGAACGCCAACGTCGACGGCCATTTCCCCGGCCGCGAGAGCAAGCCGACAGCGGGGACACTCGGGGACTGCATTGCCTTCCTCAAGGAGGGTAGCGCTGACTTCGGGATTGCACACGACGGCGACGCCGACCGCATCGTGATTCTGGATAGTGACGGCAAGGTCGTCCACGAGGACACCGTGCTGGCGATGCTGGCAGAAGAGTACACCCGGGAGAGCGACGCCGAGGACCCAGTCGTCGTCACGACACCCAACGCCTCCGCGCGTATCGACGAACGGGTGCGGGAGGCGGGCGGCCGTGTCGAGCGTGTGGCGTTGGGCTACCTCCACGACGGGATTGCCGAAGCTCGCGCGGACGGTGGTGACGTGGTGTTCGCTGCCGAGCCGTGGAAACACGTCCACACGCAGTTCGGCGGGTGGATCGACGGGGTCTGCTCGGCGGCCGTCCTCTCACGACTGTTCGCCGACTCCTCGCTGGCCGCACGCCGCGAGCCCATCAGCGAGCGACCCTACCGGAAAGTAAGCGTTTCTTGCCCCGACGAACGAAAGGAGGCGACGATGGCTGACCTGGCCAACACGCTCCCGGCGGCGTTCCCGGACGCGAGCGTCGACGACGAGTACGGTGTGCGCTTGGAACTCCCGGACGCTTCATGGGTGCTCGTGCGTCCCAGCGGGACCGAGCCGTACCTCCGCATCTACGCTGAGAGCGACACCGTCGACAAGCTGGTTTCGTCGGCCCGAGACGTCGTCGAGACAGCCATCGACGGCTGA
- a CDS encoding Phosphonate-transporting ATPase (PFAM: ABC transporter-like~KEGG: hma:rrnAC2465 branched-chain amino acid ABC transporter ATP-binding protein~SMART: ATPase, AAA+ type, core): protein MEVTQMTEQSGDEIPPMNDGPVLGKSDPVLKVDGMRKAFGGLVATDDASLEVERGTITGMIGPNGAGKSTLFNLVSGFYEPDAGSVTLRPERWDDDAEEWVIEEHDVSGTKPHKRVDSGMVRTFQTPRKPEGMTVREAMLVGPQNQIGESIFALFTNPEQVRMEESEALARADEMLDRFGIAHLAGEPATELSGGQMKLVELARAMMAEPDLLLLDEPVAGVNPTLANELREFIHSLNEDGVTFLVIEHDMSFIMRLADPIIVLDQGSVLGEGSPEAVRTDERVIDAYLGGAL, encoded by the coding sequence ATGGAGGTGACGCAAATGACTGAACAATCGGGCGACGAGATTCCGCCGATGAACGACGGCCCGGTTCTGGGCAAATCAGACCCGGTCCTGAAAGTCGATGGAATGCGGAAGGCCTTCGGTGGATTGGTCGCTACGGACGACGCCTCACTGGAGGTTGAACGTGGCACCATCACTGGAATGATTGGCCCGAACGGCGCCGGGAAGTCGACGCTGTTCAACCTCGTCTCTGGGTTCTACGAACCCGACGCAGGGTCGGTGACGCTCCGGCCCGAGCGCTGGGACGACGACGCCGAGGAGTGGGTCATCGAAGAGCACGACGTGTCCGGCACGAAACCCCACAAGCGGGTTGATTCGGGCATGGTTCGGACGTTCCAGACCCCCCGGAAGCCCGAGGGGATGACCGTTCGTGAAGCGATGCTCGTCGGCCCACAGAATCAGATTGGCGAGTCCATCTTCGCGCTGTTCACCAATCCCGAACAGGTACGGATGGAGGAGTCCGAAGCCCTGGCGCGAGCTGACGAGATGCTCGACCGATTCGGCATCGCCCACCTCGCTGGTGAGCCAGCAACAGAGCTCTCTGGTGGCCAGATGAAGCTGGTCGAACTGGCTCGTGCGATGATGGCCGAACCAGATCTGCTCCTGCTTGATGAGCCCGTTGCTGGGGTCAATCCGACGCTGGCCAACGAGCTTCGTGAGTTCATCCACAGTCTCAACGAGGACGGCGTGACCTTCCTCGTCATCGAACACGACATGAGCTTCATTATGCGACTGGCAGACCCGATAATTGTTCTCGACCAGGGGAGCGTCCTCGGCGAGGGCTCGCCGGAGGCGGTTCGGACGGACGAGCGCGTCATCGACGCCTATCTCGGGGGTGCGCTGTGA
- a CDS encoding ABC-type transporter, integral membrane subunit (PFAM: Binding-protein-dependent transport systems inner membrane component~KEGG: gmc:GY4MC1_3857 binding-protein-dependent transport systems inner membrane component) has translation MSGEDIGREKQFRLSQILDKIDLSKSLGGVSISQAMYAVLLSTMFLYLLLPVLFAMIISINPSDLYAFPPDGFTLQWYAEVFERRTWVSSFIVSFQYSLIATAIAIVLSTAAAYAIGRFDFRYRNLLDAATFLPLMIPQIILGLALLLFLKNFALVGNLWGLSLALAVYATPYATRSILTTMYNFDRSIEEAAMNLGADEIQTFLRITFPALLPGLLTAAVFSFVVSYSNLQIAVFLQGAGFTPIPVRIFAQMQFGASPVIAAVATINIFIVLLAIVVVERIFGAAEALGYN, from the coding sequence ATGAGCGGTGAAGATATCGGGCGGGAAAAGCAGTTCCGACTGAGTCAAATCCTCGACAAAATCGACCTGTCGAAATCCCTCGGGGGCGTCTCCATCTCGCAGGCGATGTACGCAGTGTTGCTGTCAACGATGTTCCTCTATCTCTTGCTCCCGGTGCTGTTTGCCATGATCATCAGCATCAACCCCTCCGACCTCTATGCGTTCCCGCCTGATGGGTTCACGTTGCAGTGGTACGCCGAAGTGTTCGAACGTCGGACGTGGGTCTCCTCGTTCATCGTGAGCTTCCAGTACTCGCTGATTGCGACGGCAATCGCAATTGTGCTGAGTACGGCGGCGGCGTACGCAATCGGTCGGTTTGACTTCCGCTACCGGAACCTGCTGGATGCGGCGACCTTCCTGCCCCTGATGATCCCGCAGATCATCCTCGGTTTGGCGCTCCTGCTGTTCCTGAAGAACTTCGCGCTGGTCGGCAACCTTTGGGGTCTCTCGCTTGCACTTGCGGTGTACGCGACGCCGTACGCCACGCGGAGTATCCTGACGACGATGTATAACTTCGACCGCAGCATCGAGGAGGCGGCGATGAACCTGGGTGCAGACGAGATTCAAACGTTCCTCCGCATCACCTTCCCGGCGCTGTTGCCTGGACTGCTGACTGCGGCCGTGTTCTCGTTCGTCGTCAGTTACTCGAATCTGCAAATTGCCGTGTTCCTGCAGGGGGCCGGCTTCACGCCAATCCCTGTGCGGATTTTCGCGCAGATGCAGTTCGGGGCAAGTCCCGTCATTGCGGCAGTGGCGACAATCAACATCTTTATTGTCCTCTTGGCGATCGTGGTCGTCGAACGTATCTTCGGTGCCGCCGAGGCATTAGGATACAACTAG
- a CDS encoding Phosphonate-transporting ATPase (PFAM: ABC transporter-like~KEGG: hma:rrnAC2464 branched-chain amino acid ABC transporter ATP-binding protein~SMART: ATPase, AAA+ type, core) yields the protein MSQPVLELTGVDSGYGDVQVLNGIDIHVGDKEMICLVGPNGAGKSTVLKTAFGLLEPWEGSVLLNGEEIGGMAPEEIVREGVGYVPQTDNVFGTLSIDENLRMGGVARSGGLDDVLDTLYERFPLLQEKRTAKARTLSGGQRQVLAFARALVMEPDVLLIDEPSAGLAPNTAADVFNRVEQVNELGTAVVMVEQNARAGLNISDRGYVLDQGRVAHEGPADALMDDPEVSELYLGGTDYE from the coding sequence GTGAGCCAGCCCGTCCTCGAACTCACGGGTGTCGACTCCGGCTACGGCGACGTACAGGTGCTCAACGGCATCGACATACACGTCGGCGACAAGGAGATGATCTGTCTCGTCGGCCCGAACGGGGCCGGCAAGTCGACCGTCCTCAAGACGGCGTTCGGCCTGCTCGAACCCTGGGAGGGTTCGGTGCTGCTGAACGGTGAGGAGATCGGCGGGATGGCACCCGAGGAGATCGTCCGCGAGGGCGTCGGCTACGTCCCGCAGACTGACAACGTCTTCGGCACGCTCTCCATCGACGAGAACCTCCGGATGGGCGGTGTCGCCCGTTCGGGCGGGCTGGATGACGTACTCGACACGCTCTACGAGCGCTTCCCGCTGTTACAGGAAAAGCGCACCGCGAAGGCCCGAACGCTCTCGGGCGGCCAGCGACAGGTGCTCGCGTTCGCCCGCGCGCTCGTGATGGAGCCGGACGTGCTCCTCATCGACGAGCCCTCGGCCGGACTGGCACCCAACACCGCCGCGGACGTGTTCAATCGCGTCGAACAGGTCAACGAGCTCGGGACAGCCGTGGTGATGGTCGAGCAGAACGCCCGAGCCGGGCTGAACATCTCCGACCGCGGGTACGTCCTCGACCAGGGTCGGGTCGCCCACGAGGGTCCGGCTGATGCCCTGATGGACGACCCCGAGGTCTCTGAACTGTATCTCGGCGGCACCGACTACGAGTAG